A stretch of the Chelonia mydas isolate rCheMyd1 chromosome 5, rCheMyd1.pri.v2, whole genome shotgun sequence genome encodes the following:
- the GAS1 gene encoding growth arrest-specific protein 1, translated as MVVGSPALHGGGGGGGRRWLLPGAWLWLTVVLGAVSPPRVHGRRLICWQAVLQCQGEPECSYAYSQYAEACAPVLLQQHPAGSAGAAAASSRRRCPSHCIAALIQLNHTRRGPALEDCDCAQDETCWATKRAIEPCLPRTSGGGGGAGAAAGGGGVMGCTEARRRCDWDSRCSAALGRYMVSCGKLFNGLRCTEECRAVIEDMLAVPKAVPLNDCVCDGLERPICETMKENMARLCFGAEAGGNGAGSSGGSDGGPEDYYEDEYEDEPSPRGRDEPDEPGPQPGFSAPAAGAGRAPAPAAWTALASILLLLLL; from the coding sequence ATGGTGGTAGGTTCGCCCGCTCTGCatggaggaggcggcggcggcggccgccgGTGGCTGTTGCCGGGCGCCTGGCTGTGGCTGACGGTGGTGCTGGGCGCGGTGTCCCCCCCGCGGGTGCACGGCCGGAGGCTGATCTGCTGGCAGGCGGTGCTGCAGTGTCAGGGGGAGCCCGAGTGCAGCTACGCGTACAGCCAGTACGCCGAGGCGTGCGCCCCGGTGCTCCTGCAGCAGCACCCGGCCGGCAGCGCGggggccgccgccgcctcctcccgcCGGCGGTGCCCGAGCCACTGCATCGCGGCCCTGATCCAGCTCAACCACACGCGGCGGGGCCCGGCGCTGGAGGACTGCGACTGCGCGCAGGATGAGACCTGCTGGGCCACCAAGCGCGCCatcgagccctgcctgccccgcaCCAGCGGCgggggcggcggggccggggccgcggCGGGCGGCGGCGGGGTGATGGGCTGCACCGAGGCCCGGCGGCGCTGCGACTGGGACAGCCGCTGCAGCGCGGCGCTGGGCCGCTACATGGTGTCCTGCGGCAAGCTCTTCAACGGGCTGCGCTGCACCGAGGAGTGCCGGGCCGTGATCGAGGACATGCTGGCCGTGCCCAAGGCCGTGCCGCTCAACGACTGCGTCTGCGACGGGCTGGAGCGGCCCATCTGCGAGACAATGAAGGAGAACATGGCCCGCCTCTGCTTCGGCGCCGAGGCGGGCGGCAACGGCGCCGGCAGCAGCGGCGGCTCGGACGGGGGCCCGGAGGATTACTACGAGGACGAGTACGAGGACGAGCCCAGCCCGCGGGGGCGGGACGAGCCGGACGAGCCCGGCCCCCAGCCCGGCTTCTCCGCGCCGGCCGCCGGCGCCGGCCGCGCGCCCGCCCCAGCGGCCTGGACCGCGCTGGCCtccattttgctgctgctgctgctgtag